From the Candidatus Hydrogenedentota bacterium genome, one window contains:
- a CDS encoding Gfo/Idh/MocA family oxidoreductase has product MHKPKDISRRTMLTASAAAIAAPAILTGAAAEPDPVRLGHIGAGTRGWDLIKYTGSIHSAQVVAVCDVYTPHLERGWEAARNPDAKRYHDYRDLLADPAVEAVVIATPDHWHEQMVLDAVDAGKAVYCEKAWTTSVAAAKRMRAAIKEKGTVFQLGHQGRQYPSTAEAGGRIRDGALGPVTLIHTGRYFNGTKERAPWRWYGYYNVYDRPDPAQVVKNLDWAAWLGPAPHIEFDEQHFWHWRCYWPYGTGQAGDLLSHELDHVQSVLGWGTPDTCMCAGLNAFYQDGRETPDTWLANYTFEKQNCSVVFEGCMNSAREQPPEYIGKNGRLIFNAIGQDANTFLIYPDQAAFPHMARELKPAYAYDASKAPKWPTHMEDFLQCVRTGERPKCNEDEAFVEVVTVLMSVASYHQKRQVRWDGVAEEIV; this is encoded by the coding sequence ATGCACAAGCCGAAGGATATCTCGCGTAGAACGATGCTTACGGCAAGCGCCGCCGCGATTGCAGCCCCCGCGATACTCACCGGCGCGGCAGCAGAGCCAGACCCCGTGCGCCTGGGCCATATCGGCGCGGGTACGCGCGGCTGGGATCTCATCAAATATACAGGTTCCATCCATAGCGCCCAAGTCGTGGCCGTGTGCGACGTCTACACGCCGCATCTGGAGCGCGGGTGGGAAGCGGCGAGGAATCCGGACGCGAAACGGTACCACGACTATCGCGACCTGCTCGCGGACCCGGCGGTCGAGGCCGTCGTTATCGCCACGCCGGACCACTGGCACGAGCAGATGGTGCTCGACGCCGTGGATGCGGGCAAAGCCGTCTATTGCGAAAAGGCGTGGACCACGTCCGTGGCGGCGGCGAAACGCATGCGCGCCGCGATCAAGGAGAAGGGGACGGTATTCCAACTGGGCCATCAAGGCAGACAGTACCCGTCCACCGCGGAGGCCGGCGGGCGCATCCGGGACGGCGCGCTGGGCCCGGTTACGCTGATTCACACGGGCCGGTATTTCAATGGCACGAAAGAGCGCGCGCCTTGGCGATGGTATGGGTACTACAACGTATATGACCGCCCCGACCCGGCGCAGGTGGTCAAGAACCTGGACTGGGCGGCCTGGCTCGGTCCCGCGCCGCACATTGAATTCGACGAGCAGCATTTCTGGCACTGGCGCTGTTACTGGCCCTACGGCACCGGGCAGGCGGGCGATCTGCTATCCCACGAACTCGATCACGTGCAGAGCGTCCTCGGTTGGGGTACCCCCGACACGTGCATGTGCGCGGGGCTGAACGCATTTTATCAGGACGGACGCGAAACGCCCGACACCTGGCTCGCGAACTACACCTTCGAGAAGCAGAACTGCTCCGTTGTGTTCGAGGGCTGCATGAATTCCGCGCGCGAACAACCGCCGGAATACATCGGGAAGAACGGCCGGCTCATCTTCAACGCCATCGGTCAGGATGCCAACACGTTTCTGATCTACCCGGACCAGGCGGCCTTCCCGCATATGGCGCGGGAACTAAAGCCCGCGTATGCATACGATGCGTCCAAAGCGCCCAAATGGCCCACGCACATGGAGGACTTCCTGCAGTGCGTGCGCACGGGCGAACGCCCAAAATGTAACGAGGACGAGGCGTTCGTCGAAGTGGTCACCGTCCTTATGAGCGTCGCCTCGTACCACCAGAAACGCCAGGTACGCTGGGACGGCGTGGCCGAGGAGATCGTCTGA
- a CDS encoding PD40 domain-containing protein has translation MRRREFLKALALAPMCAGAAGRATAAAEQGSPTRPARFFFVSEGKTVLLNADGSGLRCLELDVPNQATWQPAGFFDDGRVLLLSMEPRRDGPGKPFDEYYHQTPTHIWIYDLDSGALEEAATHERLAVFYTPQLLLKDGRMLVQVIRDKVPQTFNMNLDGTDARAFTGPGEGMPYGLSLSPDGTRVAYHLASPSGYQIWTSDVNGGNRILVAGHPDHLYFCPQWSPDGAWLAFQDCLFHQDPGHDWSDLCLSRPDGSEQQLLTTGQALWFAATYGPPDNRGGGSNVPVWTHDGAILVSRRLPDSKVAWEFQALRPDTDHFNRDFKPELAHGGAEIHRIDPRDGSSKRLTHADPPVWDFRQSESPDGRQFLFCRAETAGVPAIWIADIDGRNPRMLTRGLHDRGADHPRWLPQSG, from the coding sequence ATGCGCAGGCGGGAGTTTTTGAAGGCCTTGGCGCTGGCGCCCATGTGCGCTGGCGCGGCAGGCCGCGCGACGGCCGCGGCGGAACAAGGCAGCCCCACGCGCCCGGCGCGCTTCTTCTTTGTGTCGGAAGGGAAAACGGTGCTCCTGAATGCCGACGGCAGCGGTTTGCGTTGTCTCGAACTCGACGTGCCCAACCAGGCCACCTGGCAGCCTGCCGGGTTCTTCGATGATGGCCGCGTGCTCTTGCTGAGCATGGAACCCCGGCGCGACGGGCCGGGCAAGCCGTTTGACGAATATTACCACCAGACGCCGACGCATATCTGGATTTACGACCTGGACAGCGGCGCGCTCGAAGAGGCCGCCACACACGAGCGGCTCGCCGTCTTCTACACGCCGCAACTCCTCCTTAAGGACGGGCGCATGCTCGTGCAGGTCATCCGCGACAAGGTTCCGCAGACTTTCAACATGAATCTCGACGGCACGGACGCACGCGCGTTCACGGGCCCCGGCGAAGGCATGCCCTACGGCCTCAGCCTGAGCCCTGACGGCACGCGCGTGGCCTACCACCTCGCCAGCCCGTCGGGTTACCAAATCTGGACGAGCGATGTGAATGGCGGCAACCGCATCTTGGTGGCGGGTCATCCCGACCACCTTTATTTCTGCCCCCAATGGTCTCCCGACGGCGCCTGGCTGGCTTTTCAGGACTGCCTGTTCCATCAGGACCCCGGCCACGACTGGTCGGACCTCTGCCTCAGTCGCCCCGATGGCTCAGAGCAACAATTGCTGACCACGGGACAAGCCCTATGGTTCGCGGCCACGTATGGCCCGCCCGATAATCGCGGCGGCGGCTCGAACGTTCCCGTCTGGACCCACGACGGCGCAATCCTTGTGTCGCGCAGGCTTCCGGATTCCAAAGTCGCGTGGGAATTTCAGGCCCTTCGGCCCGACACCGACCACTTCAACCGCGACTTCAAACCGGAGTTGGCGCACGGGGGCGCGGAGATTCACCGGATCGACCCGCGCGACGGGTCGAGCAAGCGTCTCACGCATGCCGACCCGCCGGTTTGGGATTTTCGCCAGAGTGAATCGCCCGACGGCCGCCAATTCCTCTTCTGCCGCGCCGAAACCGCCGGTGTCCCCGCCATTTGGATAGCGGACATCGATGGCCGCAACCCGCGCATGCTGACCAGAGGCCTGCACGACCGCGGCGCGGACCATCCGCGCTGGTTGCCGCAGTCCGGTTGA